Proteins from one Halopseudomonas pelagia genomic window:
- a CDS encoding AraC family transcriptional regulator, giving the protein MTTVKALKLALPSALMESVSGQVTHLQRQSAYQRIALTEMDELVTDLLHAVGDPLLLVRAYAGLNYQAGFLRKTYLASAFTRRDALVLLCRYFKVNNEGVALALGGEGDACVLSVAAAGCSAAACLQRDAIVYGLTRTLLSLGIKEIQHVRLAYTPDAQVQQDHRTLFPVKVLFAGPGQAQIHIGQGSLDLPLGWPSCSVEQIARRERHLMRLNPEPEWCDSVMALLPLLCRQGDVDIDQCAALLAVSRRTLQRNVQREGAAFRGLIERARKQQAQRYLLQGYSLDAVAALLGYRQSAQFYRAFRQWFGCSPTHYRSAQLSQSAINS; this is encoded by the coding sequence ATGACTACGGTCAAGGCGCTCAAGCTTGCCCTGCCGAGTGCGCTGATGGAGTCGGTCTCGGGTCAGGTTACTCATTTGCAGCGCCAGTCTGCCTATCAGCGCATCGCACTCACCGAGATGGATGAACTGGTGACCGATTTACTGCATGCGGTGGGCGATCCGCTGTTGCTGGTCAGGGCTTACGCCGGTCTCAATTATCAAGCTGGTTTTCTGCGCAAAACCTACCTCGCCAGTGCCTTCACCCGGCGCGATGCGTTGGTATTGCTTTGCCGCTACTTCAAGGTAAACAACGAGGGTGTAGCGCTGGCGCTTGGCGGCGAAGGGGACGCTTGCGTATTGAGCGTCGCGGCCGCGGGCTGCTCGGCCGCCGCCTGCCTGCAGCGCGATGCCATTGTTTATGGACTGACCAGAACGTTACTCAGTCTGGGCATCAAAGAGATTCAACACGTTAGGCTTGCTTACACCCCTGATGCTCAAGTGCAGCAAGACCACCGCACACTGTTCCCTGTGAAGGTTCTTTTTGCCGGGCCAGGTCAGGCGCAGATTCATATTGGTCAGGGCTCACTTGACCTTCCGCTAGGCTGGCCGAGCTGTTCTGTGGAGCAGATTGCCAGGCGTGAACGGCATCTGATGCGCCTGAATCCGGAGCCGGAATGGTGCGATTCGGTCATGGCGCTGCTGCCACTGCTATGCCGCCAGGGCGATGTCGATATTGATCAGTGTGCGGCTCTGTTGGCGGTGAGCCGACGTACGTTGCAGCGCAATGTTCAGCGAGAAGGTGCTGCATTCAGAGGCCTGATCGAGCGGGCTAGAAAGCAGCAGGCTCAGCGCTATCTGCTCCAGGGCTATTCACTGGACGCTGTTGCCGCCCTGTTGGGCTATCGGCAATCGGCACAGTTCTACCGTGCGTTTCGTCAGTGGTTTGGT